Proteins encoded in a region of the Streptomyces sp. NBC_00258 genome:
- a CDS encoding DEAD/DEAH box helicase has product MNRTRTNDRFSRTRSGGSSRTGGSGRTGGSGSGRGGYSSAPRRSEGYSRQRSAPQGEFALPVTTTPALPAVEAFADLDMPAQLLAALGREGVTVPFPIQAATLPNSLAGRDVLGRGRTGSGKTLAFGLALLARTAGLRAEPRQPLALVLVPTRELAQQVTDALTPYARSVSLRLATVVGGMPIGRQAGALRAGAEVVVATPGRLKDLIERGDCRLGQVAITVLDEADQMADMGFMPQVTELLNQVRPEGQRMLFSATLDRNVDLLVRRYLSDPVVHSVDPSQGAVTTMEHHVLHVHGADKHRTTTEIAAREGRVLMFLDTKHAVDRLTEHLLNSGVRAAALHGGKSQPQRTRTLTQFKTGHVTVLVATNVAARGIHVDNLDLVVNVDPPSDHKDYLHRGGRTARAGESGSVVTLVTPNQRREMSRLMAAAGITPQTTQVRSGEAELNRITGAQAPSGVPVVITAPVVDRPRRGASTSSRGRRGRTGGKGRSTGEARRTPQRPSAAAA; this is encoded by the coding sequence ATGAACCGCACACGCACGAACGACCGCTTCTCCCGCACCCGTTCGGGAGGCTCCTCCCGCACGGGTGGTTCAGGCCGCACGGGAGGTTCGGGCTCCGGACGGGGCGGCTACTCCAGTGCCCCGCGCCGCTCCGAGGGCTACAGCCGTCAACGGTCCGCGCCGCAGGGCGAGTTCGCGCTGCCGGTGACGACCACCCCCGCGCTGCCCGCCGTCGAGGCGTTCGCCGATCTCGACATGCCGGCGCAGCTGCTGGCCGCGCTCGGCCGGGAAGGCGTGACCGTGCCGTTCCCGATCCAGGCGGCGACCCTGCCGAACTCCCTCGCGGGTCGTGACGTACTCGGCCGTGGCCGCACCGGATCGGGCAAGACCCTCGCCTTCGGTCTCGCGCTCCTCGCCCGTACGGCGGGGCTGCGCGCCGAGCCGAGGCAGCCGCTCGCGCTCGTCCTCGTACCCACCCGCGAACTGGCCCAGCAGGTCACCGACGCGCTCACCCCGTACGCCCGCTCCGTGTCGCTGCGTCTGGCCACCGTGGTCGGCGGGATGCCGATCGGCCGGCAGGCCGGTGCGCTGCGTGCCGGTGCCGAGGTCGTCGTCGCGACGCCGGGCCGGCTCAAGGACCTCATCGAGCGCGGGGACTGCCGCCTCGGCCAGGTCGCCATCACCGTCCTCGACGAGGCCGACCAGATGGCCGACATGGGCTTCATGCCCCAGGTCACCGAACTGCTCAACCAGGTGCGGCCCGAGGGCCAGCGGATGCTGTTCTCGGCCACGCTCGACCGCAACGTCGACCTGCTGGTCCGCCGCTACCTCTCCGACCCGGTGGTCCACTCCGTCGACCCGTCCCAGGGCGCGGTCACCACGATGGAGCACCACGTCCTCCACGTGCACGGCGCGGACAAGCACCGGACGACCACCGAGATCGCGGCGCGCGAAGGCCGGGTGCTCATGTTCCTGGACACCAAGCACGCGGTGGACCGGCTGACCGAGCACCTGCTGAACAGCGGCGTCCGGGCCGCGGCCCTGCACGGCGGCAAGTCCCAGCCGCAGCGCACGCGGACCCTGACCCAGTTCAAGACCGGGCACGTCACGGTGCTGGTGGCGACCAACGTCGCCGCCCGCGGCATCCACGTCGACAACCTCGACCTCGTCGTGAACGTCGACCCGCCCAGCGACCACAAGGACTACCTGCACCGCGGAGGCCGTACGGCCCGCGCGGGCGAGTCCGGCAGCGTCGTCACGCTGGTGACCCCCAACCAGCGCCGCGAGATGAGCCGGCTGATGGCCGCCGCCGGCATCACCCCGCAGACCACTCAAGTGCGCTCGGGCGAAGCCGAGTTGAACCGCATCACGGGTGCCCAGGCCCCCTCGGGTGTGCCGGTCGTCATCACCGCTCCGGTCGTGGACCGCCCGCGGCGCGGCGCCTCCACCTCGTCCCGGGGCCGCCGCGGCCGCACGGGCGGCAAGGGCCGCTCCACCGGTGAGGCCCGCCGTACGCCGCAGCGACCGTCGGCCGCGGCGGCCTAG